The genomic window CACCATTTTGCCCCCCAACGAACTTACCCCGGAGCTGTACCGCCAGCGCATCAGGAAAATTGCGAAAGATTGCGGTTGGGAGCATGAGGAATTCGGGCTGCAAAAACTGCGCAAAATGGGAGCGGGAGCATTTGTCGCGGTTGCGCAGGGCAGTTTTGAGGAAGACGCCGCGATCGTGCATTTGCGCTATCGTCATAGGCGGGCAAAACACTCGCTGGCGCTGGTGGGCAAAGGCATCTGCTTCGACACCGGCGGACACAACCTCAAACCGGCCCGTTCCATGCACGGCATGCACCAAGACATGAACGGCTCGGCCGTGTGCCTTGGGATTCTGCTCGGCGCGACACGGGCGGAGCTCGCGGTTAATGTCGATTGCTGGTTAGCGATTGCGCAGAATCACATCGGTCCTAAGGCCTATAAGCAGAACGAAGTGGTGAAAGCGCTCAACGGGACCACCATCGAAATTGTGCATACCGATGCCGAAGGACGCATGGTACTGGCAGACACACTGACCATGGCAGCAAAAGGCAAACCTGCAGTGATCATAGATTTCGCCACACTCACCGGCAGCATGGTGGTGGCGCTGGGCGAGCGCTATTCCGGGGTGCTAGGCAATCGCGAGGGTTTGCTGGCGCAGGCGGTCGCAGCGGGCAAGGCAAGTGGCGAGAGGATGTGCTTGTTTCCGCTGGATGAGGATTACGAGCAGGCGCTGGATAGCAAGATTGCAGATATTAAGCAGTGCACGCTTGATGGCGAAGCTGACCACATCCTTGCGGGGTGCTTCCTCAAGCGCTTTGTGCACGATCTGCCGTGGTTGCATGTCGATTTGTCTGCAAGCAGCTGCAAAGGGGGCTTAGGGGCGGTCGCATCGGACATAACTGGATTCGGAGTCGGCTGGGGCATGGAGATGATCAAGACCATTATCCGCGCATGAATTTGCAAAGGGAAAGCATATGAAACCATTTACCGTTACTGCAGTAGCCATTTTTATTCTGGTGGCGATTGTACATTTATTGAGGCTCGTATTCGACTGGGACATTACCGTGAACGGCTTTGTGATTCCGATGTGGGTGAGCGTGCTCGGCTTGTTTATTCCGGGTGCGCTGGCTTATTTTCTCTGGCGCGAGGCGTACAAGACTAAATAGCGTGCCGCGGGTTTTGCTGCACGATGTTGCCGCTTGCGGCCATTAACACATTTTTCATCTTGGTTTCCTGTCCCACACGTAGCGCACGAAGCGCTGCCAACGGTTTTGCTTCTGCGCGAGTTTATTTTTGGTTTTCGCCGCCTGGCGGTCGCGCTCCACGCCGCACTTCACCTGTTCATGGATTTGCCGCAGGGTCAAACCCCCGGGGCCCTTAAGATTATCCGGATCGTTGTTGGAAGACACCTTTACTCCACTGAAATACACAGGGGATATGTTAAACTTTATTGCTATTTTTTTCGAGGAAAATCATGTCAGGCAATACCCTGGGACGACTCTTCTGCGTGACTTCCTTCGGTGAATCGCACGGGCCCGCGATCGGCTGCGTGGTCGACGGTTGCCCTCCCGGGATGGCGCTTACTGCGGAGGACATTCAGAAAGAGTTGGATCGCCGCAAACCCGGCACTTCGCGCCATGTCTCGCAGCGCAGGGAATCCGACACGGTGGAAATCCTTTCCGGCGTATTTGAAGGCAAAACCACTGGCACGCCGATAGCGCTCTTGATCCGCAATGAAGACGCACGCAGCAAAGACTATGGAAATATCATGGACACCTTCCGTCCCGGGCACGCCGATTACACCTACTGGCAAAAATACGGCGCTCGCGATTACCGTGGCGGGGGCAGACAATCGGCTCGCGAGACGGCAGTGCGTGTTGCAGCGGCAGCAATTGCCAGGAAATGGCTGAATGAGAAATACGGTGTAGTGATCCGCGGCTACATGTCGCAACTCGGCCCCATCGAAATCCCGTTCAAAACCTGGAACGCGGTGAAGGACAATCCGTTTTTTGCTGCGGACGACAGCATGGTTCCGCAGCTTGAGGAATTCATGGACAAGCTCAGGAAATCCGGCGATTCCTGCGGTGCAAGAATTACAGCGATCGCAGAGCACGTACCGGTGGGCTGGGGTGAGCCGGTATTCGACAAGCTGGATGCGGAT from Burkholderiales bacterium includes these protein-coding regions:
- a CDS encoding leucyl aminopeptidase family protein gives rise to the protein MLAKLAPHASVLSVVELAEISHVLFVLPKSEQLPVFPGSETLRALLKRRAMKASQLAGTPLFGTLPHGGLAAWTMLDLTKPVFEQHTVLRKAVQPLLEENPKTLCISVHGTRDERAKAGHLAAYVAWANGAELPQRKKKPQFKSLAAIAIYGAPESNGFEALRARAEGNVLCRELTILPPNELTPELYRQRIRKIAKDCGWEHEEFGLQKLRKMGAGAFVAVAQGSFEEDAAIVHLRYRHRRAKHSLALVGKGICFDTGGHNLKPARSMHGMHQDMNGSAVCLGILLGATRAELAVNVDCWLAIAQNHIGPKAYKQNEVVKALNGTTIEIVHTDAEGRMVLADTLTMAAKGKPAVIIDFATLTGSMVVALGERYSGVLGNREGLLAQAVAAGKASGERMCLFPLDEDYEQALDSKIADIKQCTLDGEADHILAGCFLKRFVHDLPWLHVDLSASSCKGGLGAVASDITGFGVGWGMEMIKTIIRA
- the aroC gene encoding chorismate synthase; translated protein: MSGNTLGRLFCVTSFGESHGPAIGCVVDGCPPGMALTAEDIQKELDRRKPGTSRHVSQRRESDTVEILSGVFEGKTTGTPIALLIRNEDARSKDYGNIMDTFRPGHADYTYWQKYGARDYRGGGRQSARETAVRVAAAAIARKWLNEKYGVVIRGYMSQLGPIEIPFKTWNAVKDNPFFAADDSMVPQLEEFMDKLRKSGDSCGARITAIAEHVPVGWGEPVFDKLDADIAHAMMSINAVKAVEIGAGIASVKQAGSEHSDEMTPQGFLSNNAGGILGGISTGQNIVVNIAVKPTSSIRLPRRSIDKQGKPTVVETHGRHDPCVGIRATPIAEAMLALVLMDHALRHRGQNADVRCPTPTIPSRAEKDTHSDSKAMPKENPDPDEA